A genomic segment from Oncorhynchus clarkii lewisi isolate Uvic-CL-2024 chromosome 12, UVic_Ocla_1.0, whole genome shotgun sequence encodes:
- the LOC139420954 gene encoding SH2B adapter protein 1, with protein MNGSLLTPPSPRAANSSPLPLSPSPSPSPPSPSLLPMFPRPPPLPPPLAQPHPSSLSDTPTPSPCLSWTEFCELHARMAAGDFARHFRAFLLENPHYTPDSAAAFCRRFTDRFVRHFQSELEGVAGALGTAPGTEAESWAPQSDATSLEEEAVSPPPVTEGASYHPCAPANPVRALPKPASTRLVLETRSGDQFQDSYAVTTVLPPSSSSSCSSSVGGGNNGRREERGAPVTVKHFTGVGPGNGETTAEEEDSWAGVTVMEEEVEPDEGEEELEVCLDNEDPSHMPQTPASPCSDTTSPRSKGNGTPASAGSQSKTKLKKRFSLRSVGRSVRGSVRGILHWRSSSSDSPQSSSQLPSSYSYTMGVQDACTGSSSKRNYGTQPPTPTSSMPVSLSLPLSLPHSSSSSLPPSSSSSATSLSLSEARDRRRSNGEGGEKEKWSHRLEKLRLSRSPPPVLSSAPTSAVVSPSSGLPPSSSSSATPRKTGRLVREGGVSVSSSMPDEFAGSHGGFPGFSFGLLHHGTQEHNNAGTGLNNTSSTANAAQTAAVQPLVPGGTVGWRGGRWHKCRLVLRERDKEGERGEEYYLEFFIPPKSSKPRLTIPCCSIVDVRSTTALEVPDKENTFLLQLEGQVQYVIETRDAVQMRAWLSDIRNGICISEQEDIEAVCGGPMDISGMPEFSDRLSQVCYGGVGGSSPLMDPLPPELPPRAPLDESDGRVGGAGLGTPFAETPDATGSFLFSDVAEAVEHPLSECQWFHGTLSRLKAAQLVLAGGTASHGVFLVRQSETRRGEYVLTFNFQGKAKHLRLSLNEDGQCRVQHLWFQSIFDMLEHFRVHPIPLESGGASDVTLISFVGATAVRQPGRDRAGSRPTVCDVITTRHPDSPSTPISDCVLDQQTP; from the exons ATGAACGGCTCTCTTTTAACCCCACCTAGCCCGCGGGCAGCCAACTCCTCGCCGCTGCCCCTTTCACCCTCCCCTTCTCCgtcccctccatccccctccctgtTGCCCATGTTCCCTCGGCCACCCCCCCTGCCCCCTCCCTTGGCCCAGCCTCACCCCTCCTCGCTGTCGGACACCCCCACACCCTCTCCCTGCCTGAGCTGGACGGAGTTCTGTGAGCTGCATGCCCGCATGGCGGCCGGGGACTTTGCCCGCCACTTCCGGGCGTTCCTCCTGGAGAACCCTCACTACACCCCCGACTCTGCTGCCGCCTTCTGTCGCCGCTTCACTGACCGCTTTGTCCGACATTTCCAGAGCGAACTGGAGGGGGTGGCCGGGGCGCTGGGTACAGCCCCTGGGACGGAGGCGGAGAGCTGGGCCCCCCAATCAGACGCCACCTCCCTGGAAGAGGAGGCGGTCTCTCCCCCTCCTGTCACCGAGGGAGCCTCCTACCACCCCTGTGCCCCAGCCAACCCGGTAAGAGCCCTGCCCAAGCCTGCCTCCACACGACTGGTGTTGGAAACTAGAAGTGGGGACCAATTTCAAGACTCCTATGCTGTCACAACGGtcctccccccatcctcctcctcctcctgctcctcctcagtGGGAGGAGGAAACAACGGCAGGCGGGAAGAGAGGGGTGCCCCAGTTACTGTTAAACACTTCACTGGCGTTGGCCCAGGAAATGGAGAAACAACAGCCGAGGAGGAGGACAGCTGGGCGGGCGTAACggtcatggaggaggaggtggagccagatgagggggaggaggagctGGAAGTTTGCTTGGACAATGAAGACCCCTCCCATATGCCCCAAACGCCTGCCTCCCCTTGCTCCGACACAACTTCTCCCCGCTCCAAGGGTAATGGCACCCCGGCCTCGGCAGGAAGCCAGTCCAAAACCAAACTGAAGAAGCGCTTCTCTCTGCGGAGTGTTGGGCGCAGCGTGCGGGGCAGTGTCCGGGGCATCCTGCACTGGCGCAGCTCGTCCAGCGACTCCCCCCAGagctcctcccagctgccctccAGCTACAGCTACACAATGGGGGTCCAGGACGCTTGCACCGGCTCTTCCTCCAAGAGGAACTATGGCACTCAGCCCCCTACACCCACCTCCTCCatgcctgtctccctctccctgcccctctccctcccccactcctcctcctcttccctgccCCCGTCTTCCTCCAGCAGTGCCACCTCCCTCTCGCTATCGGAGGCACGGGACCGCCGGCGGAGCAATggcgaggggggagagaaggagaagtggAGCCACCGGCTGGAGAAGCTGCGTCTGTCTCGCTCCCCGCCCCCCGTTCTCTCTTCGGCACCCACTTCGGCCGTGGTGTCACCTTCTTCCGGCCTGccccccagcagcagcagcagcgccaCCCCGAGGAAGACAGGCCGGCTGGTGAGGGAGGGCGGAGTCAGCGTCAGCTCCTCCATGCCAGATGAGTTTGCCGGGAGCCACGGTGGTTTCCCTGGCTTTTCCTTCGGCCTGCTGCACCACGGCACACAAGAACACAACAACGCTGGTACTGGCTTAAACAACACCTCATCCACCGCTAACGCCGCTCAGACAGCTGCAGTGCAGCCTCTCGTCCCTGGGGGCACTGTGGGCTGGAGGGGTGGTCGGTGGCACAAGTGCCGACTGGTCCTGAGGGAGAGGGACAAGGAGGGGGAGCGCGGCGAGGAGTACTATCTGGAGTTCTTCATCCCGCCTAAA tCCTCCAAGCCCAGGCTGACTATCCCATGCTGCTCTATTGTGGATGTGAGGAGCACCACAGCCCTGGAGGTGCCTGACAAGGAGAACACCTTCCTCCTGCAG TTGGAGGGACAGGTGCAGTATGTGATTGAGACGCGAGATGCTGTGCAGATGAGAGCTTGGTTGAGTGACATCAGGAACGGTATATGTATCAG TGAACAGGAGGACATAGAAGCTGTGTGTGGGGGACCCATGGACATCAGTGGAATGCCAGAATTCAGTGACCGCCTCTCTCAAG TGTGTTATGGAGGTGTGGGCGGCTCCTCCCCGCTGATGGACCCTCTCCCTCCAGAATTACCGCCCCGCGCCCCTCTGGACGAATCAGACGGACGCGTGGGTGGAGCCGGCCTGGGCACACCATTTGCGGAGACGCCAGATGCCACAG GTTCCTTCCTGTTCTCAGATGTGGCGGAGGCGGTGGAGCACCCTCTGAGCGAGTGCCAGTGGTTCCACGGGACGTTGTCGCGCCTGAAGGCGGCCCAGCTTGTGCTGGCAGGGGGTACGGCCAGCCACGGCGTCTTCCTTGTGCGCCAAAGCGAGACACGCCGCGGGGAGTACGTCCTCACCTTCAACTTCCAAGGCAAGGCCAAG CACCTGCGTTTGTCTCTGAACGAGGACGGCCAGTGCCGGGTGCAGCACCTGTGGTTCCAGTCCATATTCGACATGCTGGAGCACTTCCGCGTGCACCCAATCCCCCTGGAGTCTGGGGGTGCCTCGGACGTCACTCTCATCAGCTTTGTGGGCGCCACCGCCGTCCGGCAGCCAG GCCGGGACAGGGCAGGCAGCCGGCCCAcagtctgtgatgtcatcaccacGCGCCACCCTGACTCTCCATCAACCCCCATCTCTGACTGTGT ACTTGACCAGCAGACCCCGTAG